Proteins co-encoded in one Colletes latitarsis isolate SP2378_abdomen chromosome 13, iyColLati1, whole genome shotgun sequence genomic window:
- the Ak1 gene encoding adenylate kinase 1, translating into MKTVWIIGGPGCGKGTQCERIIAKYGFCHISSGDLLREEVASGSPRGASLQELMSKGLFVPTDIVLDLIRERMEKAKKEESTKTGFLIDGYPRELEQGILFEKNVCTVDMIIFFDVSNETMTKRLLGRAAVSQRADDNEETIKKRIEIFNVKNGEIVQHYTDKVVKINAEGTVDAVFAEATKALDTLLA; encoded by the exons ATGAAGACAGTGTGGATAATCGGTGGTCCAGGATGTGGGAAAGGAACTCAATGCGAGCGTATTATCGCGAAATATGGATTTTGTCACATAAGCAGCGGCGATCTCTTGAGGGAAGAGGTCGCTAGCGGCAGTCCTAGAGGAGCCTCTCTTCAAGAACTGATGTCCAAGGGCCTGTTCGTCCCAACG GACATCGTGTTGGACCTAATAAGAGAACGAATGGAAAAAGCTAAAAAAGAAGAAAGTACGAAAACTGGATTTCTAATCGATGGATACCCTCGTGAGTTAGAACAAGGGATTCTTTTTGAAAAGAAT GTTTGTACGGTCGACATGATTATTTTTTTCGACGTCTCGAACGAAACGATGACAAAAAGGCTGCTGGGTCGAGCAGCTGTTTCACAAAGAGCTGATGACAACGAGGAGACGATAAAGAAGAGGATCGAAATATTTAATGTGAAAAACGGCGAGATCGTTCAACATTACACAGACAAAGTTGTCAAA ataAATGCTGAAGGCACCGTGGACGCAGTGTTCGCAGAAGCGACGAAAGCGCTCGATACTTTGCTGGCTTAG
- the LOC143349493 gene encoding uncharacterized protein LOC143349493 isoform X1, protein MEIFVNIKMNLVSTDLIISSLYLQTLSIVLCDRCCRINSHQLPDYKLIRSNVRSNQLILSRTTVQNINECKQFSSAKKALAFNYGLETDHREWNVDTENRSGRRITCQALQCPEIHKFTSFVPDKNYKYYSMYSSHISTGDDFSLVCIPRTGVFLFSSDDLSYSQAQISCQKMNASIAHIISEQRTNELAKYILQNTPTFVGLSNRDHENVWKNEFGNLYFDHSNEFISTDH, encoded by the exons ATGGAGATCTTTGTGAACATAAAAATGAACCTAGTGTCCACAGATTTAATAATTTCGTCTTTATATTTACAAACATTATCAATCGTTTTGTGTGATCGTTGCTGTAGGATAAATTCTCACCAATTACCAGACTACAAACTAATCAGATCCAATGTTCGTTCGAACCAATTAATACTGTCGAGGACAACTGTTCAAAATATCAACGAATGCAAACAATTTTCATCGGCCAAGAAAGCTTTGGCATTTAATTACGGTTTAGAAACTGATCATCGTG AGTGGAATGTCGACACAGAGAATAGAAGTGGTCGAAGGATTACGTGCCAAGCTCTCCAATGCCCAGAGATCCATAAATTCACCAGCTTCGTACCAGATAAGAATTACAAATACTATAGCATGTATTCGAGTCACATTTCTACTG GCGACGATTTTTCACTGGTGTGCATCCCTAGGACAGGAGTATTCCTGTTTTCGAGCGACGATTTGAGTTACAGCCAAGCACAAATTTCTTGCCAAAAAATGAACGCCTCGATCGCTCATATAATTAGCGAACAACGTACAAACGAACTTGCAAAATACATTTTGCAAAATACACCCACGTTCGTTGGACTGAGCAACCGCGACCACGAGAACGTTTGGAAAAACGAGTTtggtaatttatattttgaccATTCCAACGAATTTATTTCCACTGACcattaa
- the LOC143349493 gene encoding lithostathine isoform X2, whose amino-acid sequence MYSSHISTGDDFSLVCIPRTGVFLFSSDDLSYSQAQISCQKMNASIAHIISEQRTNELAKYILQNTPTFVGLSNRDHENVWKNEFDEPLACFKYRAWAVGEPSHWKGCVGLFQPSESKSGPVWKVLSCNSTLPFICEIPPM is encoded by the exons ATGTATTCGAGTCACATTTCTACTG GCGACGATTTTTCACTGGTGTGCATCCCTAGGACAGGAGTATTCCTGTTTTCGAGCGACGATTTGAGTTACAGCCAAGCACAAATTTCTTGCCAAAAAATGAACGCCTCGATCGCTCATATAATTAGCGAACAACGTACAAACGAACTTGCAAAATACATTTTGCAAAATACACCCACGTTCGTTGGACTGAGCAACCGCGACCACGAGAACGTTTGGAAAAACGAGTTtg ACGAACCACTTGCTTGTTTTAAGTACAGAGCATGGGCAGTAGGAGAACCCTCGCACTGGAAAGGATGCGTTGGTCTCTTTCAACCATCTGAATCGAAATCTGGCCCAGTTTGGAAAGTACTGTCTTGTAATAGCACCTTGCCCTTTATTTGTGAAATTCCACCGATGTAA
- the LOC143349490 gene encoding uncharacterized protein LOC143349490 has product MEAVVLHNYEAQEPDELTLKKRDIITDIKVTLGGWWEGTIRDKRGLFPNNFVKVLEPLSSGSAGNGGCKVASEEVPLKNGGSRKRFCKVLFSYEPCKNDELKLIPQDTIEFWGEAENGWWKGRLKDRVGVFPSNFVSPLYEESETHKDQEKKELCKVVCSYEAANEDELTLSEGDIITLYSRDAPDEGWCIGELKGQVGWFPDNFVEMINSVTDHQDHEQRHESYVKSLTEHSDRVKKNKKPYIRRSLDVQSVNTESTKVTISTTVPSSITSTSPGVGGSNGERVSIGTHLIISNLKRLVRDVEPNSDNGSNNTALGEELDGVERGGAPLSHLTATRAKAPRRRPPSSRHLRHHATGPANTTTATTKPEDNLANWNADTMLEQFREEESEGLTAKARRKAPWVEELKLNQLEKRKIGSADRVDKAEVKKERSYPRLTTTSALELINKLKAKSEEIKSKDKSQKSDTSPHLEQSLTTSGTPAYVPYGLYNQLLQRVAALEEEQALLQQMMELFLDQFVPLLSWINSPTD; this is encoded by the exons ATGGAGGCAGTCGTGCTGCACAACTATGAAGCTCAGGAACCTGACGAGCTCACTTTGAAGAAACGAGACATAATCACCGATATTAAAGTCACTCTTGGCGGTTGGTGGGAAGGTACCATAAGAGACAAACGTGGCTTGTTTCCCAACAATTTCGTCAAG GTATTAGAGCCTTTGTCAAGTGGAAGTGCAGGAAACGGAGGATGCAAAGTGGCTTCGGAGGAAGTTCCTTTGAAGAACGGAGGCTCCAGAAAACGATTTTGTAAAGTGCTTTTTAGTTACGAGCCTTGTAAAAATGACGAATTGAAATTAATACCTCAAGATACAATAGAATTTTGGGGCGAGGCTGAAAATGGATGGTGGAAAGGTAGACTCAAAGACAGAGTTGGAGTATTTCCCTCCAACTTTGTATCTCCTCTTTACGAAGAATCTGAAACGCATAAAGATCAAGAGAAAAAAGAATTGTGCAAAGTAGTTTGCTCTTACGAAGCTGCCAATGAAGATGAATTAACGTTAAGTGAAGGAGATATAATAACCCTTTATTCAAGAGATGCTCCTGACGAG GGTTGGTGTATAGGAGAATTGAAGGGCCAAGTGGGTTGGTTTCCTGATAACTTTGTCGAAATGATAAATTCTGTAACGGATCATCAGGATCACGAACAGAGACATGAATCATATGTGAAGTCGCTTACAGAACATTCCGATCGGGTAAAGAAGAATAAAAAACCGTATATTAGAAGAAGTTTGGATGTACAATCTGTAAACACAG AATCAACTAAGGTAACCATATCAACGACTGTACCTTCTTCGATAACATCCACTTCTCCAGGGGTGGGAGGAAGTAATGGGGAAAGAGTATCGATAGGAACACATTTAATCATATCGAATTTAAAACGCCTTGTACGCGACGTTGAACCCAACAGTGACAATGGAAGTAATAATACAGCTTTGGGCGAAGAATTGGACGGTGTGGAACGAGGAGGAGCGCCACTTTCACATTTAACAGCTACTCGAGCTAAAGCACCCCGTCGACGCCCACCTTCTTCGCGACACTTGCGACATCATGCTACTGGACCAGCCAACACTACCACGGCCACCACAAAACCG GAAGACAATTTAGCAAACTGGAATGCGGACACTATGTTAGAACAGTTTCGCGAAGAAGAATCCGAAGGACTGACTGCGAAAGCAAGAAGGAAAGCGCCATGG GTagaagaattgaaattaaatcaaCTGGAAAAGCGAAAAATAGGATCGGCCGATCGTGTCGATAAAGCCGAAGTTAAGAAAGAACGCAGTTATCCACG GTTGACAACGACGTCTGCCTTGGAGTTGATTAACAAATTGAAAGCAAAAAGTGAAGAAATTAAATCAAAAGATAAGAGTCAAAAATCTGATACGTCTCCGCATCTCGAGCAATCTTTAACTACGTCTGGTACTCCTGCTTATGTTCCGTATGGTCTCTACAATCAACTATTACAGAGG gTTGCAGCATTGGAAGAGGAACAAGCATTGCTACAGCAAATGATGGAGCTTTTTTTGGATCAGTTTGTACCTCTTTTGTCTTGGATAAACAGCCCTACAGATTAA